A window of Patescibacteria group bacterium genomic DNA:
GCCTCTACCTTTGCAGACAAGTGTGCAGGCAGGCTCGCAAGGATGGAAAGTGATTTACAATATACAATTTTAAATTTACAATAATAAAGGATATGTATAAGAAGCTATTGTTAAAAAATGATAAAGGACAGGCGACACTTGTTGTTGTTGTTCTTGTTATGGTGGTATCTCTAGCGGTGGGAGTTGCCGCTTCAAACCGCGCTATATCAAATATCCGCAGGGCAACATACACTTCCCAAAGCGACCAAGCCTTGCATTGCGCCGAATCGGGGGCTGAGGAAGGTCTAAATAAAATAAATGAGGAGGAAGAGGATTCTTTTGGAACATACAGCAGAACTTTACAGGATTCGGAAGGAATTAATATATGCGATTACGAGTATATCATCTCGGAATTTTCCGGTAACATTTTAACTTACCCGCTTGTTAAGCAAGATGATTCCCAAGAAATTAATTTGGACGGATACAGCGGTAGTTTGGATATTTACTTTGGGAGCGACGATACCGCTTCGCTTGAAATAACCTTTGTTAAGGGAACTTCTGCTCCCTACTCTGTTGAGAAGTACGCTTATAATTGCGAGGAAGACAGAGATAACAATTTTGATGACGGGTCTTCAAATAGTGGCGAGGATTTGCCTTGCGGCTCGGGAACTTTTAGTTTTAGTTCCGATTATAAAATTGCGCGAATTAGGCCCTTGTATTCTGATACTAAAGTTATTGCAAAGTTTAGTAACGCTAGTCCTTCTCAAGGGTATTTAATTGATTCCACAGGAACAGCCGGTACCGCGCAAAGGAAAGTTCAGGTTATAAGGTCTAGACCGCAACTTCCAGCTATATTTGATTACAGTATATTTTCAGCATCCGAAACGGAACCGTTGAGTAAGTAGTAAAGTACTCCGTCATTGCGATCCCGACCTAAAGTCGGGAGAAGCAATCCCAATGAGATTGCTTCGTCGCAAGCTCCTCGCAATGACGAATGGTAATTGAAAATTTGTATTGCAAAGGTTAGTATTAAAGAGTGAATAAAAACTGTCCCATTGTTTTATTTTTGATCTTTTTCTCTCTTTTGTTCTCTTCTGTAGTTTTTGCGTTTTCCGACACTACCCCCCCAACAACCTCTCTTTTGCTCAATCCCCCATCCCCCGATGGCAATAATGGTTGGTACAAAACTCCTGTGGGAGTAACTTTAAACGCAGTAGATTTGGAATCGGGTGTTAAGGAAATAAATTGGCGGTTGAATAACGGATTGTGGACCAAAAAATCGTTTACCCAAACATTAAATATGGTTATAAACTCCTCTTTTGAATCGGATACGGAAGGTTGGAGCTTTATTCCGTTCAACAACTCAACTGGAGAGCGAACAAGCGAGTTTGCCAAAATAGATGATTATTCCATTAAAATAAATTCTTTAGAAAATGGATCTTCCCTTTTTACCAACAACCAAAGTTATGTTGTGGTTTCGCCTTGGAAAACGGTTTCTTTGGGAGTGTGGCTCAAAGGTAGCGGTATTTTGGGAGTTGGCGCCTTTTATAAAGTTTATATTTTAACAAGTACTGGCGAGAAACTTCTTTATACTTCGCCTGTTCATAACGGGACATTTGATTGGATTTACGAGCTTAAAGATTTGGTTATCTCCTCGGATTCGGCTTATGGTCTTTATTTTGAGCTTATTTTACAGGGGGTGGGTTCCGCTTATTTTGACGGGGTGTATGCGGCGTACGCTTCGGAACAGCCCCAAACTGTTTTTACAATTTCAGATAATGGCATAAACACACTTGAATTTTATTCCGTGGATTTTGCTGGCAATACAGAAAACACTAAATCCGCCTCTTTTAAAATAGATACTATAGCGCCAACCAATTGGCAAAACTTTGAAACGGAGCGAGCGGGCAACGCGCATACCCTTATATCCACAATTAATGTCTCTGACAATGTTTCCAGGTTGAAAGCGGATACTTCGGAATTTCAATATTCTCCTTTGTATACTTGGTTATGGGGATATTTTACGGATTATGAGAATTGCAAAGGTTCTTTTGTATCGGATGGTTGGTTATCTGCGGAACCCAGTTTTGCGGATGGCGATATAACCGGGACACTTGCGTCCCCCGTGATAAACTACTGCAATTCCACTTGGTTTTTATGCAAAGGAGTTAGGTTTAAAGTGGAAGATTTGGCGGGGAATGAGTCCACCAAAGAAATATGTATAAACGGACCTTGGGTGAAAAGTACGGATGGGAATGTAATTTCGCTTAATTCAATAGATATGTCCTCCGGTTCTCCGGAAGATAATACCAATGCGCTTGTTGTATCTTCGCAAGCATTGTCAAACTTCTCATCCAGCAAAAATTGGCTTGTTTCATACTACCCTTCCCGCTTTAATATGGTTTCCTATTCTTATGACGACTTATTTAATAAATATTCTCCTGATAACACTATTAGTTCCTTGCCTGTAACAAATGGCGCTTTTAAAACTTCGGGGAATTTTCAGGTTAACGCAGCCACTATTCCTAGAAACTACACCACTAAGCAATTTTCAAATGTTTTTTTTGTTAATGGAGACCTTATTGCGCAAAAAAATATTGATATGAAAAATACTTCAGGCACCATTTTTGTAGTAAAGGGAGATGTTTTAGTAGATAAGAATGTTTCGGTTTTGGATGGTTTTTTTATTGTGGACGGGACATTTAACACCTCTTATAACGGAGGATTTGTAAATGACCCGCTTAAAATATTTGGCGGGGTTACAGCCAATACCTTTGAACTAAACAGAAGTTTCTCGGCTTTTAAAAGCCAGAGCGATCCTGCGGAGGAATTTATTTATGACCCCAAATATTTAATTGATTTTACATCCTTTTTTGGTAATGTTAGTATTAAATGGAGCGAGATTTTTTAATGAGAAATTATGGATATTATAGGACTTGATATAGGAACAAGTTTAATAAAGGGGGTTGCGGTTAGAAAGGAAAAAGGAACTTGCGAGCTTTTAAACTACGCCTTTTCCCCCGCTTTTAAAGAGTCGCTTCTTTCCGAATCCGCAACGGATGCCGATAAGCTTTCCGAGAGTCTTCGCAAATTTATTTCGGAATCGTCTTTTTCCTCCACCAATGTTGTGGCGTCTTTTCCAGAAACCCATGTTTTTACAAGAGTAATAGAAATTCCAAAAATGTCCCGAAAAGAAGTTGAAAAAGCGGTTTTTTGGGAAGCGGAACAGTACTTGCCCATTTCAATTGAGGATGTAACCTTAAACTTTCAGATATTGCCTAAAGATATTGAAGGAGAAAGTTCCGACAAGACAGAGGTTTTGCTGGTTGCCGTTCCAAAAGGTCTGGTTCAACGGTTTGTAAAAATACTCATAAAGGCGGGTTTAACCCCTGTTGGATTGGAGCCTGAATCTATGTCTATAGCAAGGTCTATTTATTACAACGAAAGTTCTTATCCCGTTACTTTGGTTGTGAATATAGGTTCGGAAGTTACTAATTTGTCTATTTTGGTGGATGATTACATACGATTTACCCGAAGCATTTCTACGGGCGGAAGTTCCATATCAAGGGCTATCTCGCAAGAGCTTAATTTAGAGGCAAAGCAAGCTCAAGAGTATCTTAAAAGTTACGGTTTGGATGAATCCAAAATGGATGGCAAAATAAAAGCTTCCATAGAACCGGTGTTTAATGTTATTCTTAATGAGATACGAAAATCGGTCGCTTTTTATGAAACAAGAAAAAACCCAAGAAGGGTAAAGAGGGTGGTGTTGTGTGGTGGAACATCCACCGTGCCGGGAATTTTGGTACATACAGCGCAGTATCTAAATTTAGAGGTCCAAAAAGCTGACCCTTGGAAAAAGCTTGTGGTGGCCAGCAAGTTTAATGAAAAAGAATTGGACGATTTGGGTCCTATGTTTGCAACGGGGGTTGGTTTAGTTTTAAAGGATATATAATGCAAGACATAAATTTAATCCCAGAGGAATTAAAAAGACAGAAAAGAAGGGAGATTCAGATAAAGGGTTTGTTTAAGTGGTCTATTGTATTGTGCTCTTTGAGTATTATCGTGTCCGTTGGTTTATTAGCATATAAACTTGTTCTTAATAAAACCCTTAACGGTACAAATGAAGAGATTGTCGTTGAGGAGCAGAAAATTGTTTCTTTAAAAGATATGGAATCCAAAATGACGATTTTGGGAGAAAAACTTACTTTCATACAGAAAGTTTTAGATTCAAGGCTTTTATACTCAAAACTTCTTAAAGAGTTAGGGAAAATTTCGCCTTCGGGAGTTTATTTAACGGATATAGCCGTTTCCGGACCTGATAAAGCGACTATTGGGGGCGTAACGGCTTCTTACGCTATGCTCTCGGAATTAGTAAAAAACATCGCGGATAACAGTTTATTAGGGGAATCCATTTTTGATTATTCCGAAGTTACTTCTGTTAATTTAAGGGAAGAGACTGCCAGAATTGAGTTTTCTATGAATATTTATTTGAAGAAAGGGGTATTGGCGGATGGAGTTGATAACTAATTTAACTTCAAGCATTGTTAAATATAAGGGAATACTATTTCCCGCTCTTTTGTTGTTGGTTGCCGGCGCTATTTTGTTTTTTGTTGGTTTCAAATCATTTAACAGTTTATCCGATATTAAAGAAAACATCCTTTTATCTCAAGACCGTTTATCCGCGCTATCAGAAAAGCGTAAAAATCTAGAAATTGTGTCGGGAATGGCTGGTGTTCTTGACGATAACCTTTTTTTGGCGTTAGACGCTCTTCCGGAAAAAGATGAAATTTCGGCTCTTTTGTCTCAAATTCAGCAAATTTCTGGAGAAGCGGGAGTTTATTTAAATTCTTTGCAATATACTGGCGCTTCCAAAGCAACTAGCGCAAATGCGGGGGAAGCAAAAAATTTAGGGGCTGAAAACGGACTGTTTGCGCAGACAATGGTAACAGGTTCTTATTCGCAATTAATTAAATTTTTGGAACTTTTAGAAAACGCGAGAAGAATAGTTAGTTTTGAATCTTTGCGATTAGGCGCTATCTCTAAAGAGGATTTAACAAAACTAAATGTTTCTTTGAGCATAACTGGTTATTATTTAGGGCAGGAGATATTAACACCGTCCCTTGCCAGCGGTACGCCCGTAAAGGCGGATTTTAGAAGCGGGAATTTAAACAAAGTTCTTGAAAAATTGAGAGGTTACAAGAAGTATGAGAATATAAATATAGCTCCTGTTCCGGTTGAGGAACAAATTACAGAGCCTATTGACGAACAACCCTTGGAATTAAACGACTAACTATTTTCTTTTGTTTTTCTCTCACTCTCGCTTTTTCGCCAGAGTTCAATTTCTTTATGGTTTCCGGATAATAGGACTTTGGGTACTTTTAGTCCTTCGTAAATTTCAGGACGGGTATATTGAGGATACTCCACAACATCTTTTTCTTGAAAAGATTCTGTTTTTAAAGACTCCTCGTTTTCTAAAACCTCTGGCAATAGCCTTGATACTGTGTCTAACAGAACTAGAGCGGGGTATTCTCCTCCGGACAAAACATAATTTCCTATAGATATTTCTCGCGTTGCTAGATATTCGGCAACTCTCTCGTCCACACCTTCGTAATGCCCTGCCATTAGGATAAGGTCTTTTTTGTTGGCAAGTTCTTTTGCCATTTCCTGATTAAATAATTTTCCTCCCGCGGAAAGGAGAATGATTTCAGAGGATTTTTTTGCAAGGCGGTATGTATTTAATACATGTTTCACTGCCAAGAAAAGCGGTTCGGGTTTTAGCACCATGCCCGCTCCCCCGCCGTAGGGAGGCATGTCGGTAGTTTTGTGTTTGTCTTGCGCAAAGTCTCGGATGTTTATAGGGATTACTTCTATTAATTTTTTGTCTTTGGCGCGTTTTAAAATAGAAAAATCAACTGCGTTTTCAATTATATGAGGAAATAAAGTGAGGATAAAAAATCTCATTTTTCTAAAACTTGTATTTCAAAATATTTATTCTGCTTTAGCGCTTTAACTTTTACCAATTCCCGGATTGCTTTAATTACTCTGCCCTGTTTTCCAATAATAGTACCCATATCCTCTTTGTTGGCGGTAACTTTTAATTTTGCCAAATCGTTAATATCCTCTTGTTCTACGGTTATATCTTTAGGGTTTTTTACAACACTTTTTATAATGTTTTCAAGAATTGTTTTCATTTTCTTTTGGTTTCTCTACAATTTCTTTTTTCGGCTCGTATTTTTTGAAAATGTATTTGCCTTTTATCATGTCCACAACAGCTTTTGTAGGTTTAGCTCCTTTTTTTATCCATGCGATGTATTTTTCTTTATCGTAGGAAAATTTTTTGGGGTTTGGGGCTGTGGGATTATAAAATCCCAATTTATCAAGATTCTTCCCGTCTCTTTTAGAGCGGGCTTCAGAAACAACAATTCTATAGGTGGGGGCGTTTTTCGCGCCGAATTTTGATAACCTAATTTTTAACATTATGTGAATTTTAACATTAAAACGGTTTTTTTACAAGGGGGTGGTCCATTTTTCTAACGCGTTTTGAGCGGCGGTTTCTTCGGCGCGTTGTTTGCTGTTTCCTTCTCCTGCGCCTTCAATGGAATCGCCAACGAAGACTGCGACTTTAAACTTTTTGTCGTGGTCGGGTCCCCACTCTTTAATAACTTTGTACAGTGGCGTAATCCCTTTCTTTTCTTGCGCTAATTCTTGAAAAGAACTTTTGCTGTCTTTATACCGTTTGGTTTGAACAACCTCTGCAATTTTTTGGAAAATAGTTTTTTCCAGGAACTTGCGACTTATATCTAACCCTCTATCTAGATACATTGCCCCCAAGAGCGCCTCAAAGGTGTTTGCGAGAATGTATGGTCTTTCTCTGCCCCCTGTGGCTTCTTCGCCTTTGGATAAGAGGAGAAAATCGCCAATTCCTAGTTTTGTAGACTCATCCGCCAGCGATTCTGTTCTAACTACGGCGGATCGGTAGCTTGTTAATAGACCTTCTTGAGCGCTGTAATTGTTATAAAGATATTCGGAGGTTAAAAACTGCAAGATGGAGTCGCCCAAAAACTCAAGCCGTTCGTTTGATTCCTCCAAATCTTTGTGTTCATTTAAGTAAGATCGGTGAGTTAGGGCTTTGATAAGCAGATTTTTGTTGACAAAGGAGACATTTAATTTCTTCTCCAATTTTTCTGTACTTGTTTTCATAAAGTATCTTCCACAAAATGCAATAAATCCTGCGCAGTTTTAATTTTTTCTATATCTTCAGGAGTAATCTCTATATTAAATTCCTCTTCTATAGCAACCATAAGATTGGCAAATTCAAAGGCGTCTATGTTTAGGTCCTCTTCAAAATGGGAGTTTAAAGCCACTTCTTCTGGGCTAACGCCGGTTTCTCTAGAAATTAAGATTTTTAAATCCTTTAATAATTGTTTTGTTTCTTTCATAGCTTATTTGTTAGGGTTTTCTGCCAGTAATGTTCCCAAAACCCCGTTAATAAATTTACTGGAATTATCTCCTCCGAATTCTTTGGATAATTCAACCGCTTCGTCAATGACCACCTTTGCTGGAATGTTTTTAATGTATTTAAGTTCGCAAATTGCTATTCTTAAACACGCTAAATCAATTTTGGCTATTTTATCCAAAGGCCACTCTGGGGCGGCTTTTATAAGTTCGGCGTCTATTTCCTGAATATTATCCATCACGCTTTGGCGCGTTTTATTGTAAAGATCCTGGTCAAATTCTTTAATATCTAAAAGTTCAAGGCTCAACTCTTTATCTAATTGCGTTTCTTTGGACAAGAACGCCCAAGCAAACACCACGGACATAGCTAGTTTTCTTGCCTCATGCCTTAAATCCATAATGTGAAAATGAAGAAAAACCTTTCCTTAACACCCGCATTCTTTGCAGATTATATGCGGAAGTTTGTCTGCTTTGCATTTCTGGCACTGAACCACACTTTTTACAGAAAGTTTAATGTTTTTTCTTCTTCTATTTTTTCTTGATATGCTCGTTTTCTTTTTTGGTACTGGCATAGTTTAAAATGTCAAAGCTCAAAACTCAAATGTCAAATCTTAAGTTCTTATGATTTGAGTTTTTAGATTTGGCTTTGACTTTTGACATTTGACCTTTGACATTGTAGTAAACTAACCTTCGTTTTTCCGTAGACCCTTTGATCAATTGCGCAAAAACCTCTCAACCTCGCTTCCGTGTCTTTATGGTGCAGATATACTATCACACCTTCCTTGCTTATACAATTTAGAAGTTTTTCTGCAATATTGTCAATAGTTAGTTTATAGGGCGGGTCCAAAAATATAATGTTGTATTTTGCGGGCAGGGAAAAAGATAAAAAATTTTCCACATTGTTTTCTACTATTGTAACTTCATTTTCAAAGGACAGCTTTTTTGAATTTTGTTTTATGCAAGCTATGGAGGCGGGGGTATCGTCCACAAAAACGCATTTTCCAGCGCCTAAACTTAAAGCCGTAAAGCCTAGATTTCCACTTCCTGCAAACAGGTCAAGACAGTTGGCATCTTTTACTATTTCTCCGAGCATAGAAAAAACAGCAAGTTTTACAACATTTTTTACAGGTTCAATATCTTTAGGGACAAGCAATTCACTGCCTTTTTTTTCTCCCTGCGTTATTCTTAAAACGGCCACAACCGTAATTTTAAACGATTTGGATCTAGAATGATAGTATTATCTAAGGAGAGACCTTTTTTAAGGAGACTCCTTAAAAAAGGTCTCTCCTTGTACTATGGGGGCTAATTTGGAGAAACGGGGATTTGTGTGGTTTGTAACAGTTTGTTTTTTAGTTTGGGGTATTTTTCCAGTTTTTTGTAATATTCATCAGCGCTTTCTTTGGCTTGGGACAAAAGTTTTGTATCAAATATGTTAGCCACTTTTAATTTTAGTATCCCATGTTGATTTGTTCCAAAAGCGTCGCCTGGTCCCCTGAATTTTAGGTCTATCTCGGCTAATTTTATTCCGCTATGTATTTTTTCCATATGTTTTAACCTGTTTTTGATGGCGAAAAAGCTATCGCTAAAAAGAAGACAATACGATTTTATATGACTTCTTCCCACTCGGCCTCTTAACTGATGTAAAGAGGCAAGTCCAAATCGTTCCGCAGTTTCAATTATAATTATGCTAGCGTTTGGTATATCTATACCAACTTCAACTACTGGTGTTGCCACTAATATACTATATTTTTTATCCCTAAAATCATTTAGTATTTTGTCCTTTTCTTTAGGTTTTATTTTCCCGTGCACTAAACCTATGGAAAAATTTGGAAATATCTTTTGCAATTTTTCGTGTTCCTCTTTTGCGGATTTTACATTTTTCATTGAATCTACCTCGGATTCTTCTATTAAAGGGCAAACAACAAAAACTTGAGCGTTTTCTTTTAGAATTTTTTCTTTAATCCATCCATAAGCCCCATTTCTTTTTTTTGCAGGCACAACCCAGGTGGTTACTTTTTGTCTTTCTTTGGGAAGTTCGTCTATAATGCTTAAATCTAGGTCTCCATACATTGTTAAAGCAAGCGACCTTGGAATTGGTGTTGCCGTCATAGTAAGAAGGTGCGGCGTTTTATTAGTGTCTAAAGTCTGTAAAAACTTGGACCTCTGCTCCACCCCAAACCGATGTTGCTCGTCAATAATTACTAAAGCCAAGTCGTCTATTTTTATTTTTGAATAAAGTAGGGCGTGCGTGCCTACAATTATTTGGCACGAAACACCCACTTCCTTTTTTGAACCAGTAAACAAACCGACTTTTATGTTGAAGTTCTCAAACATTTTGGACAATGTCGTATAATGTTGAGTTGCCAAAAGTTCAGTTGGCACCGCCATTATAGTCTTTTTTCCATTTATAGCAGTAAGTAATACTGCTATTGCGGAAACAACAGTTTTTCCGCTACCCACATCTCCTTCTAATAGCCGATTCATTGGTGTATCCTTTACGATGTCGTTTATTATTTCTCTTGTCACTTTGGTTTGCGCGTTGGTAAGTTTAAAAGGAAGATTTAGGATAAAATTAGTAAGAATCTTTTTGTTATTTTCAGTGAGAGCTATTTTTTTTGCCAGTTCCCTACTCTGCCATACACTTTTTCTTTGCTTGGATTTTAGATTAAGCAGAAAAAGTTCTTCAAAACCGAATCTTTTTAAACTGATATTCACATCTTCCTGATTATCTGGAAAATGTATTTTTTTTAGAGAAGTGTTTAAGTTTGAAAAGTTATGTTCCTGCAAAATTTCTTGTGGCAAAAATTCAATTTCTGCCTCTTTGTATATATCAAGCAGAATATCCATTTTATTTCTTAACCACTTAGAGGTTACCCCTCTTGTTTCCGGGTAAACCGGAACTAATCTTCCGGTATGGATTGCGGTATGTTTGTCCCCCTTAATTTCGTATTCCGGGCTTATAAAAGCGGGTTTTCCGTCCATAATGCCAACCATTCCCGAAACGCCAATACGAGTGTTTACTTTTACATTCTTGACTAAAAAAAATTGGTTAAACCAAATAATATCCACTTTTCCCGTTTCGTCCGCCAATACAGCTTTTGTTATCCTTTTGCGGTTTTTGGTGACTATGTTTTTTATGTTTTCAATATTGCCATAAACAGTTGCCGGGGTATTAACGATAAGCCCGGATATTTTTTGGATATGGGAAAAATCTTCGTACCTAAAGGGAAAATGGTATAAAAGGTCTTCTACGGTTTTGATATTAAGCTTAAATAAGAGCTTTTGATATTTTTCGCCAATTAAAGGAACGGCGGTTGCGGGATCCGTTAGTTTCATTTTACCTAAAAAACAGTGGTATCAGCCCGGTTAATAATAGGGACAAGGAAGCAATCAATGTTATTATTGTCCAAACTCTTTTGTGTTTTCTAAAAAAGTACATATCTGTAAAAGAATTGTTATATGGCTATATTGTTTTATTGTTAAATACTAGATACTAAATACTAAATACTAAAACTCACCTTGTAATACTATAATTCCTCACTTCATTATACAACCCTTTTGCTTTTTTGTCCTTTTCAAAATATTCTCTAACTGGTTTTATTAATATCTCAAGACTGTTTGACACGCCAAGTTTTAAATCGTTTGGATGCAAATCGCCTTTTTCGTAGGCGGTTTTTAAATCGTCTACTTCGTTGAATTCTATGTAACCTCCGTGTTCTTTGGCGCGGGTTATTTTTAAATTCCCAAGCGAGGGGAATATTATGTACTTTGCGTAGTCAAAAACGGGATTACCTTGCGTTTGGTTTGGCGGGCAAAACGCTGTTTTTATCTTATGTTCTATTTCTTCTTTGGTATCGTGGACATATATGCTTGAAGTTGGGTCGGATTTGGACATTTTTGAAGCTATTAATGTTTGTTCGGCGGATTCCATTTGTTTTATACCTTTAAGTCCTAAAAGCATATGATGGTGTACCGCAATTGGTTTTTTCCAATTAAGTTTATCGGAAATTTCGCGGGCAAGCATATTAGCTCTTCTCTGGTCCATACCAAGCTGGCAAATATCCACATCCAGCTCAAAAATATCGGCAACTTGCATCGCTGGGTAAAATAACTGCGCGGTGGATAGATTGTCTTTTTGGCTTCTCCCCGCTATGGTTAGAGATTTAAATGTTCGGTTTAATGTTAGGTGTCTAGCCACAGTAAGGACCCTATCCCAATACTCTAGCGAATTCATAAGGTCGCTTGCCCAGATAATTTCTATTTTGCGGATGTCTACCCCACTAGCTTTCCAAACCTCAACAAAATAGTCCCCCACTTTTTGGATTTTTTCCATATCAGCGCCTACTTTATTATTTATGTACGCAAAATAATCGGCAAGAAAAAGTTTTAAGTAGATGCCGGTTTCTAAAAGTTTTTTTACATTTATTGCGCGCAAAAGTCCAAAATGGATTGGAGCTATACCGGAAGGTTCAAACCCATCGTAGGCGGTAGGATGAGCTTTTTCTTCAAACAGTTTTAGCAGTTCCGGTTCGGATACTATTTCCTGCGCGAAACTTTTTATAATATCTACCTTTTCTTTAGGAGTCATATTTATATTTTACCAAATTGCTGGCAATTTGAAAGGAGTTTAGAATTATGCTAGTTTCGTCATTGTGGGGACTGTGAGGGCAAAGTCCGAAGCAGGATTAAGTAGTTGCGGGATCCTATCTCGCCAATTAATTGGCGCCATTGGATGGCGCAATTACGGTAAATATTGCACACCGGGTGTGGGTATGAGTCTCAATTTGGGACAATATCGTTTACCTCGTAAATAGTTGGTGGGCAAGCCATACTAAAATTTTGACCGACAACTTTTCCATAAACAACAACATAGGTACTATGTTTAAATCGTGTAATTAGCCTATTTGGTATTTTTAGCGCTAAAACACCGTGGTATTCTTCTGTTTGTGTAGTTCTATTTTCTTCAAATTCAAGTGTCCAGCACCCACCTTCAATCGAGTGGTAGATAAGTTTTCCAGCTACCCAAGAAAAATTTTCGCTATGCCCATATTTGGGAAAAACATCACTTGTTGTTTGCATAATATGGGTTTGAGGGTGGGATTGATAATAGATTGTTTTTTTGAAAAGAAAACAGATAGCAGTAAAAATAAAAATAATAACCAATGTAAAAAAAATCGTTTTGTTGTATATTCTCATCTCTATTTATTATATCAAACATTCTCTCTAACAAAAGCAGATCAGTGCAATTCTAGTATTTGCTAGTTACCCCGCTGTTACGGTAAATATTGCACACCGGGTGTGGGTATGGGCTTGTTGCTTATTTTGTTCAAAAAAGATAGGTTTCTTTTACCTAAATAATCTACTAAAGAACTCCATTCATAATGTTCAAGGTCTTTTTCTGTTTTAACAATCCCCGATTTTATAGGGTTTGAATGGATATATTGAATCACATGTCCTAGATTTTCTTCGTCTAATATCCTTTCCACTCTGAACATACTCTGAAATAAAGCTCCTGCTCTTTCATATTTGATATTAAAATATTTGGCGTAGCTGTTTTGAAATTTTCTCATAAAAGTGGCTATCCCATTTTCCCTGATTTCTTTAAAAGCGAAATGTATATGGTTTGGCATAAAGCAAAAAGCTAATGTATCCACTTGTCTCCCACTATTTTGTTTTAGACTCTCTAGAAATTTTATTTTTTCTGGCAAGGTTAACTTGTTAAAGTAGGAGAACCGTTGTGGGGTTTTTGCAAAGCTATAAAAATTTAGTGTTTCAAGCGCTCTTTGGTAATCTCTATAACAAGTAAAAATGGATTGTCTGCCTATGCTTCTATTAAAGATATGATAAAAATTTCCCACATCTGGGGGGAATTTTCTATATGGCATAAACATATACTAAACCAATTCTTTGGTTGCTGCAATAACAAAAATTGCACACCGGGTGTGGGTATGAGGGGGGGGAGAAGGGATTACCCCCCAGGCAGTTTTTGTCCAGGGGGCTGGATTCGAACCAGCGAAATGGCAGTTTTACAGACTGCTGCCTTAAACCGCTTGGCTACCCCTGGTTTCTTCTA
This region includes:
- a CDS encoding tyrosine--tRNA ligase translates to MTPKEKVDIIKSFAQEIVSEPELLKLFEEKAHPTAYDGFEPSGIAPIHFGLLRAINVKKLLETGIYLKLFLADYFAYINNKVGADMEKIQKVGDYFVEVWKASGVDIRKIEIIWASDLMNSLEYWDRVLTVARHLTLNRTFKSLTIAGRSQKDNLSTAQLFYPAMQVADIFELDVDICQLGMDQRRANMLAREISDKLNWKKPIAVHHHMLLGLKGIKQMESAEQTLIASKMSKSDPTSSIYVHDTKEEIEHKIKTAFCPPNQTQGNPVFDYAKYIIFPSLGNLKITRAKEHGGYIEFNEVDDLKTAYEKGDLHPNDLKLGVSNSLEILIKPVREYFEKDKKAKGLYNEVRNYSITR
- the recG gene encoding ATP-dependent DNA helicase RecG; protein product: MKLTDPATAVPLIGEKYQKLLFKLNIKTVEDLLYHFPFRYEDFSHIQKISGLIVNTPATVYGNIENIKNIVTKNRKRITKAVLADETGKVDIIWFNQFFLVKNVKVNTRIGVSGMVGIMDGKPAFISPEYEIKGDKHTAIHTGRLVPVYPETRGVTSKWLRNKMDILLDIYKEAEIEFLPQEILQEHNFSNLNTSLKKIHFPDNQEDVNISLKRFGFEELFLLNLKSKQRKSVWQSRELAKKIALTENNKKILTNFILNLPFKLTNAQTKVTREIINDIVKDTPMNRLLEGDVGSGKTVVSAIAVLLTAINGKKTIMAVPTELLATQHYTTLSKMFENFNIKVGLFTGSKKEVGVSCQIIVGTHALLYSKIKIDDLALVIIDEQHRFGVEQRSKFLQTLDTNKTPHLLTMTATPIPRSLALTMYGDLDLSIIDELPKERQKVTTWVVPAKKRNGAYGWIKEKILKENAQVFVVCPLIEESEVDSMKNVKSAKEEHEKLQKIFPNFSIGLVHGKIKPKEKDKILNDFRDKKYSILVATPVVEVGIDIPNASIIIIETAERFGLASLHQLRGRVGRSHIKSYCLLFSDSFFAIKNRLKHMEKIHSGIKLAEIDLKFRGPGDAFGTNQHGILKLKVANIFDTKLLSQAKESADEYYKKLEKYPKLKNKLLQTTQIPVSPN
- a CDS encoding transposase, with the translated sequence MPYRKFPPDVGNFYHIFNRSIGRQSIFTCYRDYQRALETLNFYSFAKTPQRFSYFNKLTLPEKIKFLESLKQNSGRQVDTLAFCFMPNHIHFAFKEIRENGIATFMRKFQNSYAKYFNIKYERAGALFQSMFRVERILDEENLGHVIQYIHSNPIKSGIVKTEKDLEHYEWSSLVDYLGKRNLSFLNKISNKPIPTPGVQYLP